The Gammaproteobacteria bacterium genome segment GGGCCGCGAACTGAACATCTGTCTGCTGGAGAAGGGCGCGGAAATCGGCGCGCACATCGTCTCCGGCGCGGTGCTGGAAACCCGTGCGCTTGATGAGTTGCTGCCCGACTGGCGCGACCGGGGAGCGCCACCCGCAACGCCCGTGGAAACCGACGATTTTCATTTCCTGCTGTCTCCGGGCCGTTCGCTGCGCCTTCCGGGAGTATTCATTCCCCATCCCATGCGCAATCACGGCAATTGCATCGTCAGCCTGGGCGCATTGTGCCAGTGGATGGGGACGCAGGCGGAGAATCTTGGGGTCAACGTGTTCCCCGGTTATCCGGCTTCCGGCGTCGTTTACGAGAACGGCCGGATCGCGGGCGTGGTCACGGGGGAGATGGGCCGCGACCGCGACGGGTGCGAAAAGCCTGGCTACGACCCCGGAATCGAGCTGCGCGCGCCGTACACGATCTTCGCGGAAGGCTGCCGGGGCCATCTCGGCAAGGAACTGATGCAGCGCTTTGATCTTCGCAAGGACAGCGATCCGCAGCATTACGGCATCGGCATAAAGGAGGTCTGGCGAGCGCCCGAGAACCGGCGCCGCCCGGGCGCCGTCGTGCACACCCTGGGGTGGCCGCTTGGACAGACTACGGAAGGCGGCGGTTTCCTTTATCACGCGCATGACGGCCTTGTTTATCTCGGTTTCATCGTGGCGCTGAACTACCGCAATCCGTACCTCGATCCGTACGAGGAGTTTCAACGCTGGAAGCACCACCCGCGCATTCGCGAGGTCATCGAGGACGGCGAGAGGATTTCCTGGGGCGCGCGCGCGGTCAACAAGGGAGGCCTGCAGTCTCTTCCGAAGCTTGCCTTTCCCGGAGGACTCCTGGCCGGATGCGATGCGGGCTTTCTGAACGGGGCGAAAATCAAGGGCAGCCATACGGCGATGAAAACCGGCATGCTGGCCGCCGAAGCGGTTTTCGATGCGCTTACGGGCGATTCGCCGCCGGCGGTCCTGGAGGACTACCAGGACCGGATCGACGGGTCCTGGGTGCACGAAGAACTGCACCGGGCGCGAAATTTCGGACCGGCCCAGCACCGGTTCGGCCTGCTCGCCGGTTCGGCGTTTACCTGGCTGGACCTGAACATTTTCCGGGGGCGGCTGCCGTTCACGCTGCATAACCGCAAGCCGGACCACGAGGAACTGCTGCCGGCATCAAAGGCGCGCCGGATCGATTATCCGAAGCCGGACGGCAAGATCAGCTTCGATCGGCTTTCTTCGGTGTACCTCTCGGCCACCAATCACGAAGAGGACCAGCCATGCCACCTGGTTCTGGAGGACGAGGACCTGCCGATACGGGACAACCTGCCGGACTTCGCGGAGCCCGCGCAACGCTATTGTCCGGCGGCCGTTTACGAAGTGGCCTGGGAAGGCGACACGCCGCGTTTCGTCATCAACGCGCCGAACTGCATCCACTGCAAGACCTGCGACATCAAGGACCCGGCGCAGAACATCAACTGGGTTGCGCCGGAAGGGGGCGGAGGCCCGAACTACGCCGGGATGTAGGCCGCGCGATCAGGGGACTTCGACGGCGACGGCGACCGCCTCGCCTCCGCCGATGCACAGGGCGGCGACGCCGCGGCCTCCGCCGCGGTCTCGCAGGGCGTGGATCAGCGTGACCAGGATGCGGGCGCCGCTGGCGCCGATCGGGTGGCCCAGCGCGCAGGCGCCGCCGCGCACGTTAACCTTCTCGTGCGGCAGGCCCAGGTCGCGCATGGCAGCCATCGCGACGCAGGCGAAGGCCTCGTTGATCTCGAACAGGTCCACGTCGTCAACGGCCCATCCCGCTCTTTCCAGGACCTTCCCGATCGCCGGACCGGGCGCGGTGGTGAACCATTCCGGTTCGTGCGCATGGGTGGCGTGACCGGCCACGCTCGCCAGGGGCTGGACGCCCAATTCGCCCGCGCGGCTTTCGCTCAGCAGGACAAGGGCTGCGGCGCCGTCCGAAATCGAGGAACTGGACGCCGCCGTGACCGTGCCGTCCCGGGCAAAGGCCGGTCGCATGGCGGGTATCTTCCCCAAATCGCATCGACCCGGCTCCTCGTCCTCGCTTACCGTGAACGTATTGCCGCGGTACAGGTAATTCACTTCAATGATCTCGGACCCGAAGGCCTCGCGCGACGCCAGCGCGCGCGTCACCGAATCCACCGCGAACTCGTCCTGCTCGCGGCGGCTGAACTGGTAGCGGCGGGCGGTCTCCTCGGCAAAAAAGCCCATCATCCGTCCGTCGTACGGGTTCTGCAATCCGTCCAGGAACATGTGATCGCGCAGTTCCTTGTGTCCCATTCTCAGACCGTCCCGTGCCTTCTCGACCAGGTACGGAGCATTGGACATCGATTCCATGCCCCCGGCCACGACGACCATTTCGGGATCGGCCAGAATCCGGTCGTGCGCCAGCATCACCGAGAACAGTCCGGACCCGCACACCTTGCTGATCGTGGCGCAGGGGGTAGCGCTGTCGAGGCCGGCTCCGAGGGCGGCCTGGCGCGCCGGCGCCTGGCCGAGCCCGGCGGGCAGCACGCAGCCCATCAGAACTTCATCGATTTCGCCGGACGGCAGGCCGCTGTCACCGAGGCAGGAACGGATCGCGGTCGCCCCCAGGTCCGTAGCGGATACCCGGGACAGCGCGCCCAGCATGGCGCCTATGGGAGTTCGCCGGGCGGCGGCGATGACGGCTTTTTCTGTGCTCATGATCGATCAGTCGACAAACTCCTGCCGGAAACCGAAACAGATATGTTATTTTGACCGCTCGAAAAAGGGTAGGTGGGGAGCAAAATGCGTTATCACTTTTTTGGAACAGGAAAAGCGCACCGGATCGCAGTAATTGCGTGCGGCCTTTGCCTGTTGGCCGGCCCGGCGGCCGGAGACCAGCGCGTCAACGAGATGCTCGCGGTGCAGCAGAGCGCGACGGCAGACGACCGGCAGGCGCAGGCCGAGGTCAACGCCCTGGCCGACGAGACTCAGGAGGCGGTCAGCGAGTACCGTGTAAGGCTGCAGGAGCTGGACCGGATTCGCCGCTACAACGACAACCTGCAGCGCACCATCGACGACCAGGATCGCGAAAAGGCTTCGCTCACCAGGCAGATCAACGAATTCGGTGATCTCGAACAGGGAATCGTTCCGCTGCTCATGGACATGGTCGAGGACCTGGACCGGTTCATTTCGCTCGACGTCCCGTTCCTGATGGATACGCGCCGCGACATGCTCACGGATCTGCGCGACCTGATGGACCGCGCCGATGTCAGCATCGCCGAAAAATACCGCCAGGTCATGGGCGCATACCAGACGGAGGCGGCAATCGGACGCAACATGGAGTCCTATCCCGGTGAACTGGAGATCGGGGGAGTCAACCGCAAGGTGGACTTCCTGCGCGTCGGCCGCGTGCTTCTGGCCTACCAGACGCCCGATCGCGAGGAAACCGGCTACTGGGATACGCGCAGCGGGGAATGGCGTTCGCTGGATGACAGTTATCGCAGCCCCATAACCGTGGGAATACGCATGGCGCGCCGGCTGGCGCCGCCGGACATCCTGACCCTTCCAATTGCCGCGCCCGAAGGAGGTAAGTCATGAACCGTTTGCTTGCATTGTCCGGTCTGGCGATCATCCTGGCGGGGCCTGCCACGGCCCAGGAAGAGGCACAGCCGGAAGTTCCCGGGGAGCAGGCCGATTCGGTACTCGAACTTCTCGAACTGGTCCGCCTGGAGGCCCGGGAAGGTTCCCGCCTCAACCGGGAACGGGTGGAGCGCTTTCGTCAGGCTCGCGACGACCGCCAGCGCATGCTTGAGGAGGTGTCCCGCGATCTGGCCGCGGAAGAGCGCCGCAGCAATACGCTGAACCGCCGCTACGAGCAGAACGAAAACGAGCTTGCGGACCTGGAGGAACGGCTTCAGATCCGGATCGGAAACTTCGGCGAACTGTTCGGCGTCGTACGCGACGTGGCCGGCGATACCGTCAGCCAGGTCGTGACGTCACTGGTGTCGGCGCAGTATCCGGACCGCCTCGATCTCGTTCGCGGCATGGCCGAGGCGAAGGAACTGCCCAGCCTGGAGGACCTGCGCGGCCTGCAGCTGATGCTGCTGGAGGAAATGGCGCAGTCCGGGCAGGTCGTACGTTTCGATGCGGAAATTACCGATCCGTCCGGCCAGACGAGCGCGGGCAACGTGATCCGCGTCGGCGCCTTCAACCTGATCCACGACGGCAAGTTCCTGACACGGGATGACGGGACGGGCGCGTTGCAGATCCTGCCTCGTCAGCCCGCAGGCAGGTATCTCAGCATGGCCGAAGACCTCGGCGATGCCACGGCGGGGCCCGTCGAAATGGCGGTCGACCCGACCCGAGGACAATTGTTGGGGATGCTGATCCAGGCTCCGGACCTCGGCGAGCGCCTGCAACAGGGCGGATACGTGGGCTACACGATTATCGGAATGGGCGCCATCGGCCTGCTGATCGCGCTTTGGCGGCTGGTCGTGCTGCAGGGCGCCGGACGGCGAATCCGCGCGCAGCTCAGGAGCTCCAGCGCAAGCAAGGACAATGCCCTGGGACGGATCCTGGCAGTCTACGAGGAACACCAGACCGGCAATCTGGATGCTCTGGCGCTCAAGCTCGATGAGGCGATCATGCGGGAAGCGCCGATACTCGAACGCTACCAGGGCATACTCAAGGTTTTCGCCGCCGTCGCCCCGCTGCTGGGCCTGCTGGGCACCGTGGTCGGAATGATCATCACCTTCCAGCAGTTGACGCTGTTCGGAACCGGCGATCCGAAGCTGATGGCCGGAGGCATCTCGCAGGCCCTGATTACGACCGTTCTCGGCCTGATCGTCGCGATCCCGCTGGTGCTGCTGCACAGCGTGGTTTCCAGTTCCAGCCAGTCGCTGGTGGAAATTCTGGAGGAACAGAGCGCCGGCCTGATCGCACGCAGGGCGGAAGGCGATGCCGCCGCGGCGGAGGCTTGAGGAGAGCAGGACGGGATAACGGCGGGACACTGGCAGATGACTTTCCTGTTCGAAGCCTGGGCTTCCATCCGCGGCTTTTTCGAGCTGGGCGGCCCCGTGCTTTACGGAATTCTTGCCGTCACCATGCTGATGTGGACGCTGATCGTTGAACGGCTCTGGTATTTCTTCGGCGTTCTGCCCGGAGAAATGCGCGGCGCGCGGCAGTTGTGGGAAAGCGGACGCCGCGACGGTTCGTGGTTCGCCGCGAACCTTCGACGCCTGATTCTTTCCGAGGTCGGCCTGAGCGCCAGGCGTAACCTGGGGCTGATACAGACGCTGATGCAGATACTGCCGCTCCTGGGCCTGCTGGGCACGGTGTGGGGCATGGTCCAGGTGTTCGAGATCATGACGGTGTTCGGCACCGGCAATGCACGCCTGATGGCGGGCGGCGTCTCGCAGGC includes the following:
- a CDS encoding MotA/TolQ/ExbB proton channel family protein, whose translation is MTFLFEAWASIRGFFELGGPVLYGILAVTMLMWTLIVERLWYFFGVLPGEMRGARQLWESGRRDGSWFAANLRRLILSEVGLSARRNLGLIQTLMQILPLLGLLGTVWGMVQVFEIMTVFGTGNARLMAGGVSQATIPTMSGLVAALSGLYLSAWLRQRAKLKMEELEDALEMQFDEQPREAPA
- a CDS encoding acetyl-CoA C-acyltransferase; the encoded protein is MSTEKAVIAAARRTPIGAMLGALSRVSATDLGATAIRSCLGDSGLPSGEIDEVLMGCVLPAGLGQAPARQAALGAGLDSATPCATISKVCGSGLFSVMLAHDRILADPEMVVVAGGMESMSNAPYLVEKARDGLRMGHKELRDHMFLDGLQNPYDGRMMGFFAEETARRYQFSRREQDEFAVDSVTRALASREAFGSEIIEVNYLYRGNTFTVSEDEEPGRCDLGKIPAMRPAFARDGTVTAASSSSISDGAAALVLLSESRAGELGVQPLASVAGHATHAHEPEWFTTAPGPAIGKVLERAGWAVDDVDLFEINEAFACVAMAAMRDLGLPHEKVNVRGGACALGHPIGASGARILVTLIHALRDRGGGRGVAALCIGGGEAVAVAVEVP
- a CDS encoding electron transfer flavoprotein-ubiquinone oxidoreductase, which translates into the protein MEFDVIVVGAGPCGLAASIRLAQMARETGRELNICLLEKGAEIGAHIVSGAVLETRALDELLPDWRDRGAPPATPVETDDFHFLLSPGRSLRLPGVFIPHPMRNHGNCIVSLGALCQWMGTQAENLGVNVFPGYPASGVVYENGRIAGVVTGEMGRDRDGCEKPGYDPGIELRAPYTIFAEGCRGHLGKELMQRFDLRKDSDPQHYGIGIKEVWRAPENRRRPGAVVHTLGWPLGQTTEGGGFLYHAHDGLVYLGFIVALNYRNPYLDPYEEFQRWKHHPRIREVIEDGERISWGARAVNKGGLQSLPKLAFPGGLLAGCDAGFLNGAKIKGSHTAMKTGMLAAEAVFDALTGDSPPAVLEDYQDRIDGSWVHEELHRARNFGPAQHRFGLLAGSAFTWLDLNIFRGRLPFTLHNRKPDHEELLPASKARRIDYPKPDGKISFDRLSSVYLSATNHEEDQPCHLVLEDEDLPIRDNLPDFAEPAQRYCPAAVYEVAWEGDTPRFVINAPNCIHCKTCDIKDPAQNINWVAPEGGGGPNYAGM
- a CDS encoding DUF3450 domain-containing protein, translated to MRYHFFGTGKAHRIAVIACGLCLLAGPAAGDQRVNEMLAVQQSATADDRQAQAEVNALADETQEAVSEYRVRLQELDRIRRYNDNLQRTIDDQDREKASLTRQINEFGDLEQGIVPLLMDMVEDLDRFISLDVPFLMDTRRDMLTDLRDLMDRADVSIAEKYRQVMGAYQTEAAIGRNMESYPGELEIGGVNRKVDFLRVGRVLLAYQTPDREETGYWDTRSGEWRSLDDSYRSPITVGIRMARRLAPPDILTLPIAAPEGGKS